In one Silene latifolia isolate original U9 population chromosome 10, ASM4854445v1, whole genome shotgun sequence genomic region, the following are encoded:
- the LOC141609087 gene encoding uncharacterized protein LOC141609087, whose protein sequence is MVASALVYMSRNGEFVSVHGASLRDGCKKVTIKKVYNGSENALLPVPVGDLEILNDAKSSFVQWPQSNIHSPNEKNAREEEAHESTNSTQPKTKPLDPTTSRFLGVKVSLEFRQKWRTMSLKKLANEARVLKTSATMINVDIEEHVLHREQKCMLSYEDLIHWCDEEEISASHIALFMRYLTELVVSIQCTTSYGFLCPTSLSKFASFENEDDRSDYIVKAMTCTGCERGRKLVFAPYFEGNHWMLAPINPKDSVVYWCDPTELESLVNF, encoded by the exons ATGGTTGCTTCAGCGTTGGTATACATGTCACGTAATGGGGAGTTTGTTTCCGTTCACGGCGCCTCCTTACGTGATGGTTGTAAAAAAGTCACAATCAAGAAAGTGTACAATGGGTCCGAAAATGCTTTGTTACCGGTGCCCGTTGGCGACTTGGAGATACTAAATGATGCTAAGAGCTCATTTGTTCAATGGCCACAAAGTAATATTCATAGTCCTAATGAG aaaaatgcaCGAGAAGAAGAGGCACATGAATCAACCAATTCTACACAACCAAAGACTAAGCCTTTAGACCCAACAACATCACGTTTTCTTGGCGTAAAAGTTAGTCTTGAGTTCAGGCAAAAGTGGAGAACCATGTCGTTGAAGAAGTTGGCAAATGAGGCTCGTGTGTTAAAGACAAGTGCAACGATGATCAATGTGGATATAGAAGAGCATGTACTACATCGTGAACAGAAATGCATGCTTAGCTATGAAGACCTTATTCATTGGTGTGATGAAGAAGAGATAAGTGCCTCTCACATTGCTTTGTTCATGAG GTATTTAACTGAACTAGTAGTGAGTATTCAATGTACAACCTCATATGGATTCTTGTGCCCCACATCATTGTCCAAGTTcgctagttttgaaaatgaagatgATCGGTCGGACTATATTGTTAAGGCTATGACATGTACGGGTTGTGAAAGGGGTCGAAAGCTTGTTTTTGCTCCATACTTTGAAGG TAATCATTGGATGTTGGCACCCATTAATCCAAAGGATAGTGTAGTATATTGGTGTGATCCTACGGAACTCGAGAGCCTCGTGAATTTTTGA